From a single Solenopsis invicta isolate M01_SB chromosome 6, UNIL_Sinv_3.0, whole genome shotgun sequence genomic region:
- the LOC105200516 gene encoding methylthioribose-1-phosphate isomerase, which yields MTLEAIKWNKVNGKLEILDQTLLPATTCYIQVNGVKDGWHVINKMQVRGAPAIALVGSLSLAVEILQHPGYEHKMALRQAIKDNLDYLLTARPTAVNMKTAANELGDLAYSLSEDTCTLSEMIDRFIDKVSDMLELDIKDNKSIGDFGSNEILGNVPKESCVRVLTHCNTGSLATAGYGTALGVIRSLHKTGKLEQVYCTETRPYNQGARLTAYELVYEKIPATLICDDMVAAVMKTKQLSAVVVGADRIARNGDTANKIGTYQIAVLAKYHNIPFYVAAPLTTVDFQMPNGDKIIIEERSEREMTHINDKRIAAEGITCWNPAFDVTPANLITGIITNIGIFKPSELADIDVEKHTSQRA from the exons ATGACACTGGAGGCGATAAAATGGAACAAGGTAAACGGCAAGCTGGAAATCCTGGACCAAACGCTGTTACCGGCAACCACATGCTATATCCAGGTCAATGGCGTTAAGGATGGTTGGCACGTGATCAACAAGATGCAA GTACGAGGTGCACCAGCAATCGCTTTAGTGGGCAGCCTCAGTCTGGCAGTGGAGATCCTTCAACATCCAGGTTACGAACATAAAATGGCTCTTCGTCAGGCCATCAAAGATAACTTGGATTACCTGTTAACGGCTCGTCCCACTGCAGTTAATATGAAGACAGCAGCCAACGAGCTTGGGGACCTAGCATATTCACTCAGTGAGGATACATGCACATTATCTGAAATGATAGACAG ATTCATAGATAAAGTAAGTGATATGCTAGAATTGGATATAAAGGACAATAAATCAATAGGGGATTTTGGAAGTAATGAAATTCTGGGCAATGTACCTAAGGAAAGTTGTGTCAGAGTTCTCACCCACTGCAATACAGGGAGTCTTGCTACCGCGGGATATGGCACAGCTTTAGGCGTCATCAGATCTCTTCACAAGACAGGGAAGCTGG AACAGGTCTATTGCACCGAGACTAGACCATACAATCAAGGCGCCCGTTTAACTGCTTATGAATTAGTATACGAAAAAATACCAGCAACTCTAATCTGTGATGACATGGTTGCTGCAGTAATGAAAACGAAACAGCTTAGCGCGGTTGTTGTGGGTGCAGACAGGATTGCTAGGAATGGCGACACTGCAAACAAAATTGGGACTTATCAG ATTGCAGTTCTCGCTAAGTATCACAATATTCCTTTCTACGTGGCTGCACCATTGACGACCGTGGACTTCCAAATGCCCAACGGTGATAAGATAATCATCGAGGAGCGATCCGAACGAGAGATGACTCACATAAACGATAAGAGAATCGCAGCAGAAGGCATAACGTGTTGGAATCCAGCATTTGATGTGACCCCGGCGAATTTAATTACTggtataattacaaatattggtaTTTTTAAGCCATCAGAATTGGCAGACATTGATGTGGAAAAGCATACGTCACAACGTGCCTAG